Genomic window (Salinibacterium sp. M195):
ACTAGTGGCAGCATCTTCATTCGTGGCAAGGTCGGCGAACGTTTCATGGTGCGCAACTCTGGTGCTACTGCAGTTGCTGAAGGTGTCGGCGACCACGCTCTCGAATACATGACTGGCGGTCTGGTGCTTGTACTCGGCGCAACAGGTCGCAACCTCGGTGCCGGCATGTCCGGCGGAACCGCGTACATTCATCAGTTGCGTGAAGAACGCGTTAATGGCGACTCGCTGAGCTCAGGAGAATTGGTGCTGAGCGGGCTCGGCAGCGCCGACAGCGAAATCGTAAAAGATCTTCTCGAGCGCCATTTCGAAGAGACTGGGTCGGTTGTTGCCGAGCGAATGCTCACCGACATGGATGCCACGGCAGCCCAGTTCACGAAGGTCACGCCGCGCGACTACGCGGCAGTGATTCAGACTCGAGCAACCGCACTGGCCGAGGGACTTGACCCCGATGGGGACGTCACCTGGGCACGAATCAAGGAGGTAACCGGTGGCTGATCCCAAGGGATTCCTCAAGGTACAAGAGCGCGAGCTTCCGAAGCGCCGTCCAGTCAGTCTGCGACTGATGGATTTCAAAGAAGTTTACGAACAACAAGAATCTGGGCAACTGGCTCGTCAGGCTGGTCGCTGCATGGATTGTGGCGTGCCGTTCTGCCATCAAGGCTGCCCGCTCGGCAACTTGATCCCGGAATGGAACGACCTCATGCGCCGCGGAGAGGGCGCCGAGGCCATCGAACGGCTTCATGCAACGAACAACTTCCCTGAGTTCACCGGACGGCTGTGCCCAGCGCCGTGCGAAAGTTCATGCGTTCTGGGAATCAATCAGCCGGCTGTCACCATTAAGCAGATCGAAGTCTCGATCATTGATCAGGCGTTCGCTGACGGAAACGTGACACCGCATCCCCCCGGACGTTTGACAGGAAAGACTGTGGCCGTCGTCGGCTCTGGCCCTGCGGGTTTGGCCGCTGCTCAGCAATTGACGCGAGCGGGTCACACCGTTGCGGTGTTTGAACGTGAAGACCGCATTGGTGGATTGCTCCGCTACGGCATCCCTGACTTCAAAATGGAGAAGCGCCACATTGAGTTGCGGCTCGCTCAGATGCAGGCGGAAGGAACTCGGTTCCGCGCCGGCGTGACCATTGGCGTCGATATTTCGTGGAACGATCTGCGTTCACGCTATGACGCAGTGGTCATCGCCACTGGTTCCACTGTTCCGCGCGATCTGCCCGTCCCCGGGCGCGACTCACTCGGCGTGCACTACGCCATGGAGTACCTTGTTCAGTCGAACAAGGCTGTTGCTGGCGATACCGTCAGCGAACAAGTCACAGCGGAAGGCAAGCACGTCGTCGTTCTTGGCGGTGGCGATACCGGCGCTGACTGCATCGGTACGGCACATCGTCAAGGTGCGCTCTCGGTCACCAACCTTGCAATTGGCGTTCAGCCGCCGGCGGAGCGACCCGAACACCAGCCGTGGCCCCTTACTGCGACCCTGTTTGAAGTGTCGAGCGCCCATGAAGAGGGCGGCGAACGTCTTTACTTGGCATCGACCGTCGAATTCGTGACCAATGCTGTTGGCGAAGTTCGTGCGATCAAGGTCGCAGAGACTGAGTTCGTCGATGGTCGGCGAGTTCCGAAAGAGGGAACCGAGCGCGAAATCGCCGCTGACCTCGTTCTTCTCGCCCTCGGATTTACCGGCCCTGAGACCGATTCCCTCAGCAAGCAATTGCCCTTGGCCTCAGATGATCGCGGCAATCTCACTCGAGATGCTGACTACCAGAGTGACACCCCTGGCGTTTACGTCGTCGGAGATGCCGGTCGGGGTCAGTCGTTGATCGTGTGGGCCATTGCGGAAGGCAGGGCTGCGGCATCCGCCGTTGATCGCTACCTTGAAGGGGAGACGCAACTGCCATTCCCCGTTTCGCCAAGCGATCGTGGCATGACCATCTAGCTGTTCCACCACCACTAACACCACCACCACCCGTTCAACCACCACTGAATTGTCAAAGGAAGTTATGAGACGCGCAAAAATCGTCGCGACACTCGGCCCGGCTACGTCGAGCTACGAGAACATCAGAGCAATCATCGATGCAGGTGTCGATGTCGCTCGTATGAACCTCAGCCATGGAACCTATGCGGTTCACGAAGAGGTGTACGCAAACGTGCGTCGCGCCGCGGAGGATGCTGGCCGCGCAGTTGCTGTGATGGTCGACCTTCAAGGTCCCAAGATCCGTCTCGGCAAGTTCGAAGACGGCCCCTATGACCTCGCCGTTGGTGA
Coding sequences:
- a CDS encoding glutamate synthase subunit beta, whose amino-acid sequence is MADPKGFLKVQERELPKRRPVSLRLMDFKEVYEQQESGQLARQAGRCMDCGVPFCHQGCPLGNLIPEWNDLMRRGEGAEAIERLHATNNFPEFTGRLCPAPCESSCVLGINQPAVTIKQIEVSIIDQAFADGNVTPHPPGRLTGKTVAVVGSGPAGLAAAQQLTRAGHTVAVFEREDRIGGLLRYGIPDFKMEKRHIELRLAQMQAEGTRFRAGVTIGVDISWNDLRSRYDAVVIATGSTVPRDLPVPGRDSLGVHYAMEYLVQSNKAVAGDTVSEQVTAEGKHVVVLGGGDTGADCIGTAHRQGALSVTNLAIGVQPPAERPEHQPWPLTATLFEVSSAHEEGGERLYLASTVEFVTNAVGEVRAIKVAETEFVDGRRVPKEGTEREIAADLVLLALGFTGPETDSLSKQLPLASDDRGNLTRDADYQSDTPGVYVVGDAGRGQSLIVWAIAEGRAAASAVDRYLEGETQLPFPVSPSDRGMTI